One genomic window of Solanum dulcamara chromosome 12, daSolDulc1.2, whole genome shotgun sequence includes the following:
- the LOC129875974 gene encoding microtubule-associated protein TORTIFOLIA1-like, with protein MASQVPKSSKSSKPTNQSSSSAPPSRSSSSSSSLSTHLAMIELKQRILTSISKLSDRDTHQIAVEDLEKIIQTLSNDGVSMLLNCLYDATNDPKPAVKKETLRLLPTVCASHGDSAATHLTKIIGNIVKRLKDSDSGVRDACRDAIGSLSSLYLKGEGESGGIGSVVALFVKPLFEAMNENSKTVQSGAALCMAKMVECASDPPVLAFQKLCPRICKYLNNPNFMAKASLLPVVSSLSQVGAIAPQNLEPLLQTIHECLSNTDWATRKAAADTLSALALNSSNLVAGGATSTLTMLEASRFDKIKPVRDSMLEALQHWKKIAGKEDGAIDDQKASCLDGESSESAGSSEKDLRNAVGILKKRGPALSDRKLNPEFFQKLEERSSSDLPVEVVVPRQCLNASNAPTEVESEPDKAETGQRIMRKSQFDARYSNTESQTSGVSGREHDTVDEGDLNQREQSSYRAGFAKNAGPPEGFVANKGNWLAIQRQLLLLERQQAHLTTMLQDFMGGSHGSMVALENRVRGLERVVEDMARDLSLSAGRRGGTFTARFDESLNRPIGKYNGFHDYSSTKLGRGSEGSIPFGERFVPSDGNSSGMRGRSPPRRSDNPDAWDFHSYGKNGQSGSRRGTGGGPMDARSSKLENEIDQVGTRRGWAKGAGPVRFGEGPSARSIWQASKDEATLEAIRVAGDDNGTARGTRVAIPELEAEALADENNMQERDPVWTSWTNAMDAFSVGDMDSAFSEVLSTGDDFFLVKLMDRSGPVIDQLSNEVASEALHAVAQFLLEPNLTDICLSWVQQLLEIVIENGPEVVDLPMEVKKELLLNLNEISSSVDMPEDWEGATPEQLLLQLASAWDIDLQELEK; from the exons ATGGCTTCTCAAGTACCCAaatcttcaaagtcttcaaaacCCACAAATCAATCGTCATCATCCGCACCACCTTCAAGGTCATCATCTTCGTCGTCATCACTTTCAACCCATTTAGCCATGATTGAGCTGAAGCAAAGAATCCTTACATCTATCTCTAAGCTATCAGACAGAGATACCCATCAGATCGCTGTTGAAGACCTCGAGAAAATCATCCAAACCCTCTCAAATGACGGCGTTTCAATGCTCCTTAACTGTCTCTACGACGCCACAAATGACCCAAAACCCGCTGTTAAGAAAGAAACCCTTCGTCTTCTCCCTACAGTATGTGCTTCGCACGGCGATTCTGCGGCGACCCATTTGACGAAAATTATTGGGAACATTGTTAAAAGGCTGAAGGATTCGGATTCGGGTGTTAGGGACGCGTGTCGCGATGCGATTGGCTCGTTGTCGTCGCTATACTTGAAGGGTGAAGGTGAAAGTGGAGGGATTGGGTCTGTGGTTGCTTTGTTTGTGAAGCCATTGTTTGAGGCAATGAATGAGAATAGCAAGACGGTTCAGAGTGGTGCTGCTTTGTGTATGGCTAAAATGGTGGAATGTGCTTCGGACCCACCTGTATTGGCTTTTCAAAAGCTATGTCCAAGGATCTGCAAGTACCTTAACAATCCAAATTTCATGGCAAAGGCTTCTCTGTTACCTGTTGTTTCAAGCTTATCACAG GTAGGGGCCATAGCACCGCAAAATTTGGAACCTTTATTGCAGACCATTCACGAATGCCTCAGCAATACAGACTGGGCAACTCGTAAGGCTGCAGCTGACACATTAAGCGCCCTGGCGTTGAATTCAAGCAACTTGGTAGCAGGGGGAGCCACTTCCACTTTAACCATGCTTGAAGCTTCTCGGTTTGACAAG ATAAAACCTGTGAGAGATAGTATGTTGGAAGCTTTGCAGCACTGGAAGAAAATTGCTGGGAAAGAAGATGGAGCCATAGATGATCAGAAAGCTTCATGCCTTG ATGGCGAATCTTCTGAATCTGCCGGATCGTCAGAAAAGGACCTCCGAAATGCTG TGGGCATATTAAAGAAGAGAGGTCCTGCTTTATCAGACAGAAAATTGAACCCAGAATTCTTTCAGAAACTTGAAGAAAGGAGTTCAAGTGATTTGCCTGTGGAAGTGGTTGTCCCTCGCCAATGTCTTAATGCATCGAATGCACCAACTGAAGTAGAGTCTGAGCCAGACAAGGCAGAAACAGGACAGAGAATAATGAGGAAAAGCCAGTTTGATGCTAGGTATAGTAACACGGAGAGTCAAACCTCTGGGGTAAGTGGCAGAGAACATGATACTGTTGATGAGGGAGATTTGAATCAGAGGGAACAATCCAGTTACCGTGCTGGTTTTGCCAAAAATGCTGGTCCACCTGAGGGGTTTGTGGCTAACAAAGGTAACTGGCTTGCTATTCAAAGACAATTGTTACTTCTGGAGAGACAACAGGCTCATCTGACGACTATGTTGCAG GATTTCATGGGTGGATCTCATGGTAGCATGGTGGCTCTCGAGAACAGAGTACGTGGCCTCGAAAGAGTCGTTGAAGATATGGCACGTGATTTATCCCTTTCAGCAGGTCGAAGAGGTGGTACTTTTACTGCGAGATTTGATGAATCTCTTAATAGGCCTATTGGGAAGTATAATGGCTTCCATGATTACTCTAGTACCAAGCTAGGTAGAGGTAGTGAAGGGAGCATACCATTTGGAGAGAGGTTTGTACCATCGGATGGTAACTCATCGGGAATGAGGGGAAGGAGCCCACCACGTAGATCTGATAATCCTGATGCTTGGGACTTCCATTCATATGGTAAAAATGGGCAATCAGGATCTAGGAGAGGTACAGGTGGTGGTCCCATGGATGCTAGGTCATCTAAACTAGAAAACGAGATAGATCAGGTAGGCACCAGGAGGGGATGGGCCAAAGGAGCAGGACCTGTTAGGTTTGGCGAGGGACCTTCTGCCAGAAGTATCTGGCAAGCTTCAAAGGATGAAGCAACCTTGGAGGCGATCCGTGTGGCTGGTGACGACAATGGAACTGCTCGAGGTACTAGAGTAGCTATTCCAGAATTAGAGGCTGAAGCGCTAGCAGATGAAAATAATATGCAAGAGCGTGATCCAGTTTGGACTTCCTGGACCAATGCAATGGATGCATTTTCTGTGGGTGATATGGATTCAGCTTTTTCTGAAGTTTTGTCTACTGGAGATGATTTCTTCCTTGTGAAGCTGATGGATAGATCAGGCCCAGTGATTGATCAACTCTCAAATGAGGTGGCAAGTGAGGCTTTGCATGCTGTTGCCCAGTTTCTTCTGGAGCCAAACCTGACAGACATCTGTTTATCTTGGGTCCAACAG TTGCTAGAAATCGTCATAGAAAATGGACCTGAGGTAGTGGACCTTCCTATGGAAGTAAAAAAAGAGCTGCTGTTAAATTTGAATGAAATTTCATCATCAGTAGACATGCCTGAGGATTGGGAAGGTGCAACACCGGAGCAACTGTTGTTGCAGTTGGCATCTGCGTGGGATATTGATCTGCAAGAGCTGGAGAAGTAG